The Phacochoerus africanus isolate WHEZ1 chromosome 15, ROS_Pafr_v1, whole genome shotgun sequence genome has a segment encoding these proteins:
- the LOC125116510 gene encoding olfactory receptor 6-like, producing MSNATNPLVTEFILLGFPELCHLRGLLFGSFLTIYVVTVLENLVIVVTVGASRHLHTPMYFFLANLSVLDTLYTSVTSPTLLAGLLAWARSLSFSGCLTQLFLFLSLGSSECFLLAAMACDRYLAICHPLRYPAVMDTRLCLHLALGAWLGGFLASFVSTALISRLRFCGPNVLNHFFCDISPLLQLSCDDTTAIEVLDFMAALAVLTTSLLVTVVSYARILATVRRVPGGAGRQKAFSTCASHLVVVAVFYTTATFMYTRPRAVSSFDLNKLVSVVYALVTPLLNPIIYCLRNRDIREALAQLRRAPCAP from the coding sequence ATGAGCAACGCCACCAACCCCTTGGTGACAGAGTTCATCTTGCTGGGCTTCCCGGAACTGTGCCACCTGCGAGGGCTGCTCTTCGGGTCATTCCTCACCATCTATGTGGTGACCGTCCTGGAGAACCTGGTCATCGTGGTGACCGTCGGAGCCAGCCGTCACctgcacacacccatgtacttcttcctggcCAACCTGTCGGTGCTGGACACCCTCTACACCTCGGTCACCAGCCCCACGCTGCTGGCTGGCCTCCTGGCCTGGGCAAGGAGCCTCTCCTTCTCCGGATGCCTCACCCAGCTGTTCCTCTTCCTCTCACTCGGCTCCTCTGAGTGCTTCCTCCTGGCCGCCATGGCCTGTGACCGCTACCTGGCCATCTGTCACCCACTGCGCTACCCGGCCGTCATGGACACAAGGCTCTGCCTGCACCTGGCCCTCGGCGCCTGGCTGGGCGGCTTCCTAGCCTCCTTTGTGTCCACGGCCCTCATCTCCCGCCTCAGGTTCTGCGGCCCCAATGTCCTcaaccacttcttctgtgacattTCCCCGCTGCTGCAGCTCTCCTGCGATGACACCACCGCCATCGAAGTGCTGGACTTCATGGCGGCCCTGGCCGTGCTCACGACCTCCCTGCTGGTGACCGTGGTCTCCTATGCGCGCATCCTGGCCACAGTGCGGAGGGTCCCGGGAGGGGCCGGCCGCCagaaggccttctccacctgtgcctcccacctgGTGGTGGTGGCCGTCTTCTACACCACGGCCACCTTCATGTACACGCGGCCTCGCGCCGTCAGCTCCTTCGACCTCAACAAGCTGGTGTCTGTGGTCTACGCGCTTGTGACCCCGCTGCTCAACCCCATCATCTACTGCCTGCGGAACCGCGACATCAGGGAGGCCCTGGCCCAACTCCGCCGCGCCCCCTGCGCCCCCTGA